Proteins co-encoded in one Leptodactylus fuscus isolate aLepFus1 chromosome 4, aLepFus1.hap2, whole genome shotgun sequence genomic window:
- the CEBPD gene encoding CCAAT/enhancer-binding protein delta, protein MSALSMSLEPRCVSPYAAWCMEPTNFYEQRVGSSPALCKPRAMCDEVEPPVTSSASSLAELSAAPAIYDDESAIDFSSYIDSMSSVPNLELCNDELFADLFNSNHKNGGDRGECGGDYLSGLLAPQHPGKMHVSHMKKEPEWSDSDISSSLPCQIATCAQTSMSLQPTPPTSPEPSSAASSACPSPASSTATGKDRTGKKNVDRFSPEYRQRRERNNIAVRKSRDKAKKRNLDMQQKLIELSSENEKLHKKIDMLTRDLTNLRHFFKQLPPTATAGTFLSSLGGIDCR, encoded by the coding sequence ATGAGCGCCCTATCCATGAGTCTGGAGCCGCGCTGTGTGTCTCCCTATGCCGCCTGGTGCATGGAGCCCACCAACTTCTACGAGCAGAGAGTGGGCAGCTCCCCTGCTCTCTGTAAGCCTCGGGCCATGTGCGATGAAGTGGAGCCCCCGGTCACCAGCAGCGCCAGCAGCCTGGCAGAGCTGAGCGCAGCGCCCGCCATCTACGATGATGAGAGTGCCATAGACTTCAGCTCCTACATTGACTCCATGTCTTCGGTGCCCAACCTGGAGCTGTGCAACGACGAGCTGTTTGCGGACTTGTTCAACAGCAACCACAAGAACGGAGGGGACCGGGGGGAGTGCGGGGGCGACTACCTGAGCGGTCTCCTGGCCCCGCAGCACCCGGGCAAGATGCACGTGTCCCACATGAAGAAGGAGCCGGAGTGGAGCGACAGCGACATCTCGTCCTCCCTCCCCTGCCAGATTGCCACCTGTGCCCAGACCAGCATGAGCCTGCAGCCCACCCCGCCCACCTCCCCGGAGCCCTCCAGCGCCGCCAGCTCTGCCTGCCCGTCCCCTGCCTCGTCCACAGCCACCGGCAAAGACAGGACGGGCAAAAAGAACGTGGACCGCTTCAGCCCCGAGTACCGGCAGCGGCGGGAGCGCAACAACATAGCGGTGAGGAAGAGCCGGGACAAGGCGAAGAAGCGCAACCTGGACATGCAGCAGAAGCTGATCGAGCTCTCCTCAGAGAACGAGAAGCTGCACAAAAAGATAGACATGCTGACCAGGGACTTAACCAACCTGAGGCACTTCTTCAAGCAGCTGCCCCCCACGGCCACCGCCGGCACCTTCCTCTCCAGCCTGGGGGGCATAGACTGCCGGTAA